TTGAAGTATTTACGGGAAGTTTTGATTTATTTTTAAATGGGCTTTGGCTGACATTTCTTTTATCAGCCGCCTCATTGGTAATTGCATTTATAATCGGTCTGTTTTTTGCGATACTTAAAATCTCAAATATAAAAATTTTGGAATGGATAGCAGATGCATATATTTGGCTGGTTCGTGGAACACCGTTGATTGTGCAAATATTTGTCCTGTATTATGGTCTGGTGGAAATTGTCCTTATTCCTATGTTCTGGGCAGGAGTAGCCGGACTTGCATTTCATAGTGGTGCTTATATTGCCGAAATTATTCGTGGTGCAATTCAATCCATTGATAAAGGGCAGCGAGAGGCTGGTCGTACGCTGGGGATGACAAAAGGGCTTACAATGCGAAGAATCATTTTGCCACAGGCATTTCGAAGGGCGGTACCATCGCTTGGTAACCAATTTATTATTGGTATTAAGGACTCCTCACTTGTTTCATTCATCGGTATGCAGGAATTATTCGGTGTTGCCAGTACCCAGGGCTCGAATAACTTCGACTACCTTCCGTATTATCTAACCGTAGCAGTTTATTACCTGTTCATTGTATTGATTCTTACATTATTAGTGAATATGCTTGAGAAGAAATTGGCTCAAAGTGATTAAGCGAGGAGGTTTAACATGAGTGAAAACCAGGAAATGATCCGGGTTGAGAAGTTGAATAAATCATTTGGTGATTTACATGTTTTAAAGGATATAGACTTAACTGTTCATGAAAGTGATGTTGTTGTACTGATCGGTGCAAGTGGATCCGGGAAGAGTACATTGCTTCGTTGTTTAAACTTTCTGGAGATGAAAAACAGCGGGAACGTTATTATTGAAGGTGAACAAATTGAGGCAGATACCCATGACTTAAACAAAGTAAGGGAACGTGTCGGCATGGTATTTCAGCATTTTAACCTTTTCCCGCATAAAACGGTTATCGGAAATGTTATCGAGGCACCAACACAGGTGAAAGGAATAAAAAAAGATCAGGCTATTAAAGAAGGAAAAGAATTACTGGACAAAGTCGGTTTAGGTGATAAATATGATGTATATCCATCGACATTATCCGGTGGCCAGAAACAACGCGTTGCCATTGCCCGGGCATTGGCAATGAAACCCGATGTTATGCTTTTTGATGAACCAACGTCAGCACTTGACCCTGAGCTTGTCGGAGAAGTACTATCCACGATGAAAGAGCTGGCAGATGAAGGGATGACAATGGTTGTCGTCACGCATGAAATGGGCTTTGCGCGTGAAGTCGGTGATTCAGTAGTTTATATGCATGATGGCAAGATAGTCGAATACGGACCACCTGGTGAACTGTTTGATAATCCAAAAGAAGAACGCACACAAGCTTTTTTGAGTTCGATATTATAGTATAAAGAACATTATCTTTTTTTAGTTTTCTCACCGCAGTTGATATAAAATGCGAAGTAAAAGAAGATCGAGTGCTATAACACCGCTGCGGAAATACACTTCGCTTTCCGTGGACGGCTGCCCGGCCCTCTTCGTGCTTACGCACTCAATGGTCTCACCCAGGCCTTTCCTCCCACAGGAGTCTTCGTGTATTTCCTCCGCTGTATTTTGCTCATAATAAATAAAAATATCATTAAAAACAGGAGCTGGAATATGCGAGACTCCTGCGGGAAGAACAAGCTAGGCGAGACTCGGGAGCGAGGTACGAGCTGAGGAGGCTCGGTACTCGCCCGCGGCTAAGAAGACACTGCGAAAACGAACTTTTTGAGCAGATGTCGCCTTGTTACCCAGAGATGTGAAAGCATCCGCCCGAAGCGATCCCGGACGGTGGGGGAGAAATGAACGTATAAAAGCATTCCTGCGGTTGCGTCGCACTTTATAGAAACTGTTGAAAGTTTTATTCTTTAAGTTGAAGCAAATGGCAGGAATCTTTGGAAATCAACCTGCAAAAAATAATCCTCCCACAAAGGAAGGATTATTTTTTCCTTTTTAACCAATAAATACCTATTCCAATGAGTATAAGCGGCCAAAACCTTTCCAGAAGAGCGGTTAAGTCGTAAATCCAGCTAAATGTAGCGGGGAGTCGGACGGAAAAGATCAATAATATCGAAATCACTGTTACCAGCACTCCCGCAAGAAAGCCTTTCTTCGTCCGAAGACCACGAACAATAAAAGCAATCCCAACAATCATCGGATAAACCGCCCAATGGTCAATCCAAAAGCCGTAGTGACTCAGTCCATGGAAATGAATTCCCAGACCTAGTACAATTGTACCGCTAAACAGGTGCTGGTAATCTTTTGATGTGTAACTATGAATAAGTAATGCGAGTCCAATGATAATAAGTAATGTAGGCCATGAATAAAAATCAGTTATAATGGGAATTTTCAATTCTCGTAACAGAAAATAAACCCCAATTCCAATTAAAATATATGCTGCAAATGAATTTTGCCGTTTCACTAATTTCCCTTCTTTCATGATTCAACGAATTGGGCTGAATTCTTGCTTCTTACATACTCGTATGATAAAGTACAAACGAGTTATAATACAATAATACGAATAACCTATAATATTGTTTCAAAATCTGTTCACATTTTCAAAAAATGTACTGATTTGTCCATGTTATAATTAATCTGAATGTTTAAAGCATCTTGGGGGTAGTTACCTTGCACATACTGAAAGTTGGATTGAATTATAAATCAACCCCATTAGAAATAAGGGAACAACTTACTTTTTCAGAGGATAGCCTTGATCAGGCCATGTTTCAATTAAAAGACAAGAAAAGTATTCTGGAAAATGTGATTGTCTCGACATGTAATCGTACAGAAGTATATGCGGTGGTTGATCAGGTTCATACGGGACGTTATTATATAAAACAATTTCTTGCCGACTGGTTTCAGGTCGATAAAGAAGATCTTTCTTCCTATTTGCGAATAGCTGAAAGTGACGGAGCGATAGAACATTTACTGCGTGTGTCAACCGGCCTTGATTCCATGATTTTAGGTGAGACACAGATATTGGGTCAGGTGAAACAGTCATTTTCAACAGCGCAGAAGATGCAAACTACCGGAACTGTGTTTAATGAGTTATTTAAGCAGGCAATCACCTTTGCAAAACGGGCACATAAGGATACAGCTATAGGTGAGCATGCAGTATCTGTCAGCTATGCGGCTGTTGAACTTGCTAAAAAAATATTCGGCGATTTGGAAGAGAAACATGTTGTCATACTTGGTGCCGGTAAAATGGGAGAGCTTGCTGCTAAAAACCTGCATGGTTCAGGAGCATCGAAAATTACGGTTGTAAACCGCACATATGAAAAAGCGGAAGAACTCGCTGAAACGTTTCAGGCAAAAGCAGAACCTATTGATCATCTGGATAATCTGTTGCATGAAGCAGATATTCTCATCAGTTCAACCGGGTCAGATTCAGTTGTATTGACGAAAGAAAAACTTGAACCAATTCAAAAGAAACGTAAAGGCAGTCCATTGTTCCTTGTGGATATTGCTGTTCCGAGAGACCTGGACCCTAAAATAGAGGAATTGGACAGTGTTTTCTTATATGATATTGATGACCTGCAGCACATTGTTGATAAAAATCTGTCAGCCAGAAAAGCAGCTGCTGAAAATATCGAAATAATGCTTGAAGGTGAAATTGTTACTTTCAACGAATGGTTGCAAACACTTGGAGTTGTACCGGTTATTTCGGCACTTCGTCAAAAAGCGCTCTCCATTCAGGGTGAAACAATGAAGAGCATTGAACGAAAGATGCCTGATCTGACTGCTCGTGAGAAGAAAGTACTTAATAAACATACGAAAAGTATTATTAATCAACTTTTAAAAGAGCCAATAACACAGGTTAAAGAATTGGCAGCAGTTGAAAACAGTGAGGAATCACTTCAGCTGTTTATTGATATATTTGGCATCGAAAGTGAAGTACAGACTGAGTTGGTAAAACAGGCAAAAAAAAATCCGACTGCAGCAAACTCAAAACAAAATAAAAATAAAAAAGTATCCATTCCTTTAACATCACCACAGTAAGATGAAAGGATTTCTATTATGATTGAAGCGAAATGGCTTTATGAAATCATACTTATTATCTATGGATTGAGTCTGATTGGATACTTCATTGATTTTATTCAGAGTAACCGGAGGGCAAACGCAATCGCCTTCTGGTTACTTAGTATGGTCTGGCTTATCCAAACCGTTTTTATTCTGAACCAGATATTTATTGAGAAAAGTTTCCCGGTATTAACGTTATATGACGGCTTATCTTTCTATGCATGGGTGCTGATTTCTTTTTCATTGATTATTAATAAACTCTTTCGCATCCATTTTATTCTTTTTTTCACCAATTTAGTAGGTTTCTTTATTCTGCTGCTGTATATTTCAACCGGGGCACAGGAACATCTTCATGGACAGGGAATACAATTGGTAAACGAAATATTGATAACACATATAACGCTGGCGATAGTTTCTTATGGTTTCTTTACCGTTGCTTTTCTTTTTTCCATTATGTATATCGTTCAATACCGATTTTTAAAAGAGAAAAAAGGACTGGACTGGATTTGGAGATTTGGTGATTTAAATAAGCTTGATTTATATTCTTTTAAAACAATTACATTGGGTGTCCCATTATTAACGATTGCAATTATAATGGGGGTCGTATGGGCCTATGCCGCCAATGCCGAGTTTTATTGGTTTGATTTGAAGACGATTGGTTCCATACTTGTATTAATCGTTTATATCATTTATTTACTGTTGCGTTTAGTAAAAGGCTATAGTGGAAAATCAATATCTGTTTATAATATTGCTGCTTTTCTTGTGTTACTGATTAATTTCTTTTTGTTTAGCATATTATCAAACTTTCATTTTTAACAGTATATTTAGGAGGATGCCAAAATGCGCAAAATTGTTGTTGGGTCAAGAAAAAGTAATCTCGCATTAACCCAGACAGAGTGGGTAATTGACCAGTTGAAAGAAGCTGGTCTTGAAAATGAGATAGAAGTAAAAAAAATCATGACAAAAGGGGACCGCATTCTTGATGTAACCTTATCAAAGGTTGGTGGTAAGGGACTCTTCGTTAAAGAGATTGAACAAGCAATGTATGATAAAGAGATTGACTTTGCTGTACATAGTATGAAGGACATGCCTTCAGAAATGCCAGAGGGACTTGTGATTTCCACCATTCCTGATAGGGAAGATCACCGGGATGCTTATATTGCCAAAAACAATATTGCTTTAAAAGATTTGCCTGAAGGGGCTATTGTTGGTACAAGCAGTCTGCGCAGAAAAGCACAAATATTAGCTGAACGTCCTGACGTTCAAATTAAATGGATTCGCGGAAATATTGAAACACGAATTCGAAAATTGAACGAGGAAGATTATGATGCGATTATTTTGGCAGTGTCAGGACTTAAGCGAGTAGGGTTAAGTGAAGAACTTATCACAGAATACTTGGAGCCTGACGTGTGTGTTCCCGCAGTAGGCCAGGGGGCTTTAGCCATCGAGTGCCGTGAGGATGACCATGAACTCCGTAATTTATTGGATAAGATAAGTGATCTCAGGACAACTAAAACGGTTACTGCGGAGCGAACATTTATGCATCTACTTGAAGGTGGCTGCCAGGTTCCGATCGGCGGCTATGCCCATCTGGATAATGATGAAGTTGTGCTGACTGCATTTGTTGGTACACCGGACGGTAAAACCATTTTAAAAGAAACCGTACGCGGCAACGATTCGAAAGCAGTTGGTACAGAAGCTGCCGAACGATTGATTAATCAGGGTGCAAAAGATATTGTTGATGATGTAAAAGAGGAGTTAGACGACTGATGTCAGTCACTTTACATGGAAAAAAGATTCTGATTACCCGTGAGGAAAAGCAGGCAAAGGAATTTTCCGAAAAGGTATTACAATACGGTGGAACACCTGTCGAAGTACCACTTTTGCGAATTTCATGTAAGGATATTCCCGATAAAAGACAAGTCTTTATGAATTTACATCGGTATAAATGGGTGTTTTTCACAAGCGCAAACGGTGTGGAATGTTTTTTTAAGCTTGCCAAAAAATACAAATGTACGAGTGACGTTTTGTCGGAATGCAAATTAGCTGCAGTTGGCCATAAAACTGCCAGCTGTTTGAGCGACCATGGATATGAAGCGCATTTTATTCCATCAACGTATAATGCTGAAGTGATGGCAAATGAATTTACCGCTAATCATTCCAAAATGGAAGAACCGATTCTGCTTATCCGTGGAAATAGATCCAGAGATGTGCTTCCTGTCTGGTTTAACGAACTGGAAATTACATTTGATCAA
The genomic region above belongs to Virgibacillus doumboii and contains:
- a CDS encoding amino acid ABC transporter permease; amino-acid sequence: MSAITHFFEVFTGSFDLFLNGLWLTFLLSAASLVIAFIIGLFFAILKISNIKILEWIADAYIWLVRGTPLIVQIFVLYYGLVEIVLIPMFWAGVAGLAFHSGAYIAEIIRGAIQSIDKGQREAGRTLGMTKGLTMRRIILPQAFRRAVPSLGNQFIIGIKDSSLVSFIGMQELFGVASTQGSNNFDYLPYYLTVAVYYLFIVLILTLLVNMLEKKLAQSD
- a CDS encoding cytochrome C assembly family protein → MIEAKWLYEIILIIYGLSLIGYFIDFIQSNRRANAIAFWLLSMVWLIQTVFILNQIFIEKSFPVLTLYDGLSFYAWVLISFSLIINKLFRIHFILFFTNLVGFFILLLYISTGAQEHLHGQGIQLVNEILITHITLAIVSYGFFTVAFLFSIMYIVQYRFLKEKKGLDWIWRFGDLNKLDLYSFKTITLGVPLLTIAIIMGVVWAYAANAEFYWFDLKTIGSILVLIVYIIYLLLRLVKGYSGKSISVYNIAAFLVLLINFFLFSILSNFHF
- a CDS encoding LiaI-LiaF-like domain-containing protein codes for the protein MKRQNSFAAYILIGIGVYFLLRELKIPIITDFYSWPTLLIIIGLALLIHSYTSKDYQHLFSGTIVLGLGIHFHGLSHYGFWIDHWAVYPMIVGIAFIVRGLRTKKGFLAGVLVTVISILLIFSVRLPATFSWIYDLTALLERFWPLILIGIGIYWLKRKK
- a CDS encoding amino acid ABC transporter ATP-binding protein gives rise to the protein MSENQEMIRVEKLNKSFGDLHVLKDIDLTVHESDVVVLIGASGSGKSTLLRCLNFLEMKNSGNVIIEGEQIEADTHDLNKVRERVGMVFQHFNLFPHKTVIGNVIEAPTQVKGIKKDQAIKEGKELLDKVGLGDKYDVYPSTLSGGQKQRVAIARALAMKPDVMLFDEPTSALDPELVGEVLSTMKELADEGMTMVVVTHEMGFAREVGDSVVYMHDGKIVEYGPPGELFDNPKEERTQAFLSSIL
- the hemC gene encoding hydroxymethylbilane synthase, translating into MRKIVVGSRKSNLALTQTEWVIDQLKEAGLENEIEVKKIMTKGDRILDVTLSKVGGKGLFVKEIEQAMYDKEIDFAVHSMKDMPSEMPEGLVISTIPDREDHRDAYIAKNNIALKDLPEGAIVGTSSLRRKAQILAERPDVQIKWIRGNIETRIRKLNEEDYDAIILAVSGLKRVGLSEELITEYLEPDVCVPAVGQGALAIECREDDHELRNLLDKISDLRTTKTVTAERTFMHLLEGGCQVPIGGYAHLDNDEVVLTAFVGTPDGKTILKETVRGNDSKAVGTEAAERLINQGAKDIVDDVKEELDD
- the hemA gene encoding glutamyl-tRNA reductase, whose translation is MHILKVGLNYKSTPLEIREQLTFSEDSLDQAMFQLKDKKSILENVIVSTCNRTEVYAVVDQVHTGRYYIKQFLADWFQVDKEDLSSYLRIAESDGAIEHLLRVSTGLDSMILGETQILGQVKQSFSTAQKMQTTGTVFNELFKQAITFAKRAHKDTAIGEHAVSVSYAAVELAKKIFGDLEEKHVVILGAGKMGELAAKNLHGSGASKITVVNRTYEKAEELAETFQAKAEPIDHLDNLLHEADILISSTGSDSVVLTKEKLEPIQKKRKGSPLFLVDIAVPRDLDPKIEELDSVFLYDIDDLQHIVDKNLSARKAAAENIEIMLEGEIVTFNEWLQTLGVVPVISALRQKALSIQGETMKSIERKMPDLTAREKKVLNKHTKSIINQLLKEPITQVKELAAVENSEESLQLFIDIFGIESEVQTELVKQAKKNPTAANSKQNKNKKVSIPLTSPQ
- a CDS encoding uroporphyrinogen-III synthase, with product MSVTLHGKKILITREEKQAKEFSEKVLQYGGTPVEVPLLRISCKDIPDKRQVFMNLHRYKWVFFTSANGVECFFKLAKKYKCTSDVLSECKLAAVGHKTASCLSDHGYEAHFIPSTYNAEVMANEFTANHSKMEEPILLIRGNRSRDVLPVWFNELEITFDQLEVYETAYNFQAETELNRVIQREKLDFITFTSPSTVEAFFEMKKNQITSYPEFVCIGTTTSERAAELGIKHTLTPENFTIDGMLNEISNYLNERG